A genomic window from Algoriphagus sp. Y33 includes:
- a CDS encoding DUF1801 domain-containing protein — protein MAELKTKATEDSVEDFLNTIAHPVRREDGFKLLQLFKDETSEEPVMWGPSIVGFGKYTYKYPSGKEMEWFPVGFSPRKQSLSIYIMLEDNDLKPFLMKLGKYKKAKGCLYISKLADIDEKTFREMIRSSINLVRTKNQ, from the coding sequence ATGGCAGAACTCAAAACCAAAGCAACCGAGGATTCAGTGGAAGACTTTCTCAACACAATAGCTCACCCCGTCCGAAGGGAGGATGGATTCAAGCTGTTGCAATTGTTCAAGGATGAAACAAGTGAAGAGCCGGTGATGTGGGGCCCCAGCATCGTGGGTTTCGGGAAATACACTTATAAGTATCCTTCCGGAAAAGAAATGGAATGGTTTCCCGTAGGTTTTTCACCTAGAAAGCAGTCTTTATCAATCTATATCATGCTGGAAGACAATGACCTGAAGCCTTTTCTGATGAAGCTTGGAAAGTATAAAAAGGCCAAAGGCTGCCTTTACATCAGTAAATTGGCAGATATTGATGAGAAAACCTTTAGGGAAATGATCCGTTCTTCAATAAATTTAGTAAGAACAAAAAACCAGTAA
- a CDS encoding prolyl oligopeptidase family serine peptidase — MKLKATKIFALAISLSIFWTDLLAQSTYQTPPQSIADLVNAPSTPSVRFSKDGDWMLLMERSDNPSIAVLSQPELKIAGMRINPATSGPSRQIGVENIKIKNTQSGEESQITGLPTQPNMGGFRFSHDEKYMAFTQTDADGISLWLVDLSTNSAKKLTANIINEIYGNAVTWTPDNKLLVKAVNPDRGTIPQKPSAPAGPIIQETTGDAAPSRTYQDLLENPYDETLFAYFMDSQLMEVDLEGNKKTIGATGMIKSVDLSPDGSYILVDLIRKPFSYLVPANRFPYDVEIWSKDGKKVKTLAEIPLDENRPTGFDATVTGPRYISWRADKPAVLYWVEAQDGGDARVEMEEREIVYTLEAPFSGAKQKLATSSYRFAGIDWSDDSFAIMNERWSKSRKDLRSVINPSDPSQAKRMIIERSFDDLYNDPGDPVMIENEFGKKVLLRKGDLVYMTSPGGSPEGDMPYLSTFNTKTKDENILWRSQAPYYERVAKVLSEDATEFVTIKESTDIQPNYWLVNTKKRIAPRQLTDFDNPYESIKGIQKQLVTYERNDGLNLSAVIYTPEGFEAGKDAPLPVLMWAYPREYKSKEVAAQVRGSQYAFTRVNYGSPLFWVTRGYAVMDRTEMPIVGEGDKEPNDYFIDQLVANAEAAIDEIVDLGIGDRDRIAVGGHSYGAFMTANLLSHTNLFAAGIARSGAYNRTLTPFGFQYEQRTYWEAPEVYFNMSPFSFAHKVETPILLIHGQADNNSGTFPIQSERYYNALKGHGATARLVFLPNESHGYAAKESINHMLWEMDSWLEKYVKDRNKLDEGK; from the coding sequence ATGAAATTAAAGGCTACAAAAATTTTTGCGTTAGCTATTTCCCTCAGCATCTTTTGGACAGACTTGCTGGCGCAAAGCACCTATCAAACACCACCACAATCCATAGCTGATCTGGTAAATGCACCGAGCACACCTTCTGTAAGGTTTTCTAAGGATGGTGACTGGATGCTGCTGATGGAAAGATCGGACAATCCAAGTATAGCCGTACTTTCTCAGCCTGAATTGAAAATAGCAGGTATGCGGATCAATCCGGCGACCTCTGGCCCTAGTAGACAAATAGGGGTAGAAAACATCAAAATCAAGAATACGCAATCAGGTGAAGAAAGCCAGATAACAGGCTTGCCTACTCAGCCCAACATGGGTGGATTTAGGTTTTCCCATGATGAGAAATACATGGCATTTACGCAGACAGATGCCGATGGTATCAGCCTTTGGCTGGTGGATCTGAGTACTAATTCAGCTAAAAAGCTTACGGCAAATATTATTAATGAAATTTATGGAAATGCAGTCACGTGGACACCGGACAATAAACTCTTGGTAAAAGCCGTGAATCCTGACCGTGGCACTATTCCGCAAAAACCTTCCGCACCTGCCGGACCTATTATCCAGGAAACTACCGGAGATGCAGCACCCAGCAGAACCTATCAGGACCTGCTAGAGAACCCATATGATGAGACGCTTTTTGCCTACTTCATGGATTCGCAGCTTATGGAGGTGGATTTGGAAGGAAACAAAAAAACTATAGGAGCAACAGGCATGATTAAATCCGTTGATCTTTCTCCTGATGGAAGCTATATTTTGGTGGACTTGATCAGAAAGCCCTTCTCGTATTTAGTACCGGCAAATAGATTCCCTTATGATGTGGAAATTTGGTCGAAAGACGGGAAAAAAGTAAAGACTTTAGCAGAAATACCCTTGGATGAAAATAGACCAACAGGCTTTGATGCTACGGTGACCGGTCCAAGGTATATCAGTTGGAGAGCGGATAAGCCGGCAGTGCTTTACTGGGTAGAGGCTCAGGACGGGGGAGATGCCCGTGTCGAGATGGAAGAGCGGGAAATTGTGTACACTTTGGAGGCTCCTTTCTCTGGGGCAAAACAAAAGTTAGCTACCTCGTCTTATCGATTTGCAGGCATTGATTGGTCAGATGATTCATTTGCCATTATGAATGAACGTTGGTCAAAAAGCAGAAAAGACCTTCGGTCAGTGATTAATCCATCCGATCCATCGCAAGCCAAGCGAATGATAATAGAACGGTCTTTTGACGATTTGTATAATGATCCCGGAGATCCGGTCATGATCGAAAATGAGTTTGGGAAAAAGGTATTGCTGCGAAAGGGAGATTTGGTGTATATGACAAGCCCTGGAGGTTCGCCTGAAGGGGATATGCCTTATTTATCTACATTCAACACAAAGACCAAGGATGAGAATATCCTGTGGAGATCCCAGGCACCCTATTACGAGCGTGTGGCTAAGGTTCTGAGTGAAGATGCCACTGAGTTTGTGACGATTAAAGAGAGCACTGATATCCAGCCTAACTATTGGCTGGTAAATACTAAAAAGAGAATTGCTCCACGGCAGCTCACGGACTTTGATAACCCCTATGAATCCATTAAAGGTATCCAAAAACAGTTGGTGACCTATGAAAGAAATGATGGCTTGAACCTATCGGCTGTGATTTATACTCCCGAAGGATTTGAAGCCGGAAAAGACGCACCACTTCCCGTGTTGATGTGGGCGTATCCAAGAGAATACAAATCCAAGGAGGTTGCTGCGCAGGTAAGAGGTTCCCAATACGCATTTACCCGCGTGAATTATGGTTCACCGCTTTTCTGGGTGACAAGGGGATATGCCGTAATGGATAGAACGGAAATGCCGATAGTAGGAGAGGGGGACAAGGAACCAAACGACTACTTTATTGATCAGCTTGTGGCCAATGCGGAAGCTGCCATTGATGAAATCGTGGATTTGGGAATAGGCGACAGAGATAGAATCGCTGTGGGAGGCCACTCATACGGAGCCTTTATGACAGCTAATTTACTTTCCCACACTAATCTATTTGCTGCCGGGATTGCCAGAAGTGGTGCATATAATAGGACTTTGACCCCTTTTGGTTTCCAATATGAGCAAAGAACGTATTGGGAAGCTCCGGAGGTCTATTTCAATATGTCCCCATTCTCATTTGCCCATAAAGTGGAAACTCCCATTTTGTTGATACATGGACAGGCAGACAATAATTCGGGTACGTTTCCTATTCAGTCTGAGCGGTATTATAATGCATTGAAAGGCCACGGTGCAACTGCAAGATTGGTTTTCTTACCCAATGAAAGCCATGGGTATGCTGCAAAAGAATCCATTAATCATATGCTATGGGAAATGGATAGTTGGCTTGAGAAGTATGTGAAAGACAGGAATAAGCTTGATGAAGGCAAGTAA